One window of the Mycobacterium haemophilum DSM 44634 genome contains the following:
- a CDS encoding aldo/keto reductase, which produces MTGESGAAAAPSITLNDENTMPVLGLGVADLSEDEAERAVLAALEIGCRLIDTAAAYGNEAAVGRAIAASGIPRAELFVTTKLATPDQGFTKSQDACNASLDRLGMDYVDLYLIHWPAPPVGQYVDAWGGMIQSRGEGHARSIGVCNFTEEHLSAVIDLTFVTPAVNQIELHPLLNQDEMRKSNAQHNVVTQSYTPLVLGRLMDNPTLTSIAAEYGKTPAQVLLRWNLQLGNAVVFRSANAEHIASNLDVFDFELAVDHMDTMNGLHDGTRLRPDPETYTGS; this is translated from the coding sequence GTGACTGGCGAGTCGGGCGCCGCCGCCGCACCCTCGATAACCCTTAACGACGAGAACACGATGCCGGTGCTCGGCCTTGGTGTCGCGGACTTGTCGGAGGACGAGGCCGAACGCGCGGTCTTGGCGGCACTGGAAATCGGTTGCCGGCTCATCGACACCGCCGCGGCCTATGGCAACGAAGCCGCCGTCGGCCGCGCGATTGCCGCCTCCGGGATTCCCCGCGCCGAGTTATTCGTCACCACCAAGTTGGCTACCCCCGACCAGGGTTTCACCAAGTCCCAAGATGCCTGCAACGCGAGCTTGGACCGACTCGGCATGGACTACGTCGACCTGTACCTGATTCACTGGCCGGCCCCGCCGGTGGGCCAGTATGTGGACGCCTGGGGAGGCATGATCCAATCCCGCGGCGAAGGGCATGCCCGCTCGATCGGCGTGTGCAACTTCACCGAGGAGCATCTGTCGGCGGTTATCGATCTCACCTTCGTCACGCCAGCGGTCAACCAGATCGAGCTGCACCCGCTGCTCAACCAAGACGAGATGCGCAAATCAAACGCGCAGCACAACGTTGTCACCCAGTCCTACACCCCGCTGGTGCTTGGCCGGCTGATGGACAACCCGACCCTGACCTCGATCGCCGCCGAATATGGCAAGACACCCGCACAGGTACTGCTTCGGTGGAACTTGCAGCTGGGTAATGCGGTGGTCTTCCGGTCCGCCAATGCCGAGCACATTGCCAGCAACCTCGACGTCTTCGATTTCGAATTGGCCGTCGATCACATGGACACAATGAATGGGCTGCACGACGGCACCCGGTTGCGCCCGGATCCAGAAACCTACACCGGCAGCTGA
- a CDS encoding aldo/keto reductase encodes MGCSLEKDLVTLNDGNSIPAVGLGVSRIAPADTEQAVGTALRTGYRHIDTAAIYHNEREIGRAIADSGIPRDQLYVVTKLWNTDHGYDSTLAAFDASMERLGFDYLDLYLIHWPQPALGKFIDTFKAFAHLRDQGRIRSIGVSNFEPEHLMVLIDATGIVPVVNQIELHPRLPQRELREVHARHGIATEAWSPLGKGSLLAHPTITAVAEGCGRTSAQVLIRWHMQLGNIVIPKSVDLSRIASNFDVFDFELSAAEMASISSLDDGTRLGRNPRTFDFTGR; translated from the coding sequence ATGGGCTGCTCCCTCGAAAAAGACCTGGTAACGCTGAACGACGGCAATTCGATCCCCGCCGTCGGGCTCGGCGTGTCCCGGATCGCGCCGGCCGATACCGAACAGGCGGTCGGCACCGCACTGCGCACTGGGTATCGGCATATCGACACCGCGGCGATCTACCACAACGAGCGAGAGATCGGGCGAGCGATCGCCGATTCCGGTATACCCCGCGACCAACTGTACGTGGTGACCAAGTTATGGAATACCGACCACGGCTACGACAGCACCCTGGCGGCGTTCGACGCCAGCATGGAGCGGCTTGGGTTCGACTACCTCGACCTGTACCTGATCCATTGGCCGCAGCCGGCGCTGGGCAAGTTCATCGATACCTTCAAGGCATTCGCCCACCTACGTGATCAGGGCAGGATCCGGTCCATCGGAGTCAGCAACTTCGAGCCCGAGCACCTCATGGTCCTCATCGATGCCACCGGCATTGTTCCAGTGGTTAATCAGATCGAGCTGCATCCGCGGCTGCCTCAGCGGGAGCTGCGGGAGGTGCACGCTCGCCACGGGATCGCCACCGAGGCGTGGTCACCGCTGGGCAAGGGATCGCTGTTGGCCCACCCGACGATCACCGCCGTGGCCGAAGGCTGTGGCCGGACATCGGCACAGGTGTTGATTAGGTGGCATATGCAACTCGGTAATATCGTGATTCCCAAGTCGGTGGACCTGTCACGGATTGCGAGCAACTTCGACGTGTTCGATTTCGAACTCAGCGCCGCGGAAATGGCGTCGATCTCCTCGCTCGATGACGGAACCCGGCTTGGACGCAACCCACGCACCTTCGATTTCACAGGCAGGTGA
- a CDS encoding alpha/beta hydrolase yields MTKSLPGAADRHLGADREPMRWTSRLQGKITTVGAKVLPWIPSVAKRVLSVGRSVIIDGNTLDPTLQLMLSSMRAVGIDGLVVHDDVAASRAQMREASLSLPGPQVHVEVNDFSLPGPGGEIPVRHYRPASGVVAPLLVFYHGGGWTLGDLDTHDALCRLTCRDADIHVLSIDYRLAPEHPAPAGIEDAYAAFEWACQHAAELGASSGRVAVGGDSAGGNLAAVVCQLARDAGGPAPVLQWLLYPRTDFTAQTRSMTLFARGFLLTKRDMDFFQAQYLRGCGIEHADPRLSPLRAESLSGLAPALIAVAGFDPLRDEGQSYAAALRAAGTAVDLRCLGSLSHGFANLFPLGGGCAVATSELISALRAHLSRA; encoded by the coding sequence ATGACCAAGAGTCTGCCAGGTGCAGCGGACCGTCATCTTGGCGCTGACCGTGAACCAATGCGGTGGACAAGTCGCTTGCAGGGCAAAATCACCACCGTTGGCGCCAAGGTTCTGCCGTGGATTCCAAGCGTCGCCAAGAGGGTGCTGTCGGTCGGTCGGTCGGTCATCATCGATGGCAACACGCTTGACCCCACGCTGCAGCTGATGCTGTCCAGCATGCGTGCCGTCGGCATCGACGGGTTGGTCGTCCACGACGACGTTGCCGCATCTCGCGCCCAGATGCGCGAGGCCTCGTTGTCTTTGCCGGGGCCGCAGGTCCACGTCGAGGTGAACGACTTTTCGTTGCCCGGGCCGGGTGGTGAGATCCCGGTACGGCACTACCGCCCGGCCAGTGGCGTGGTCGCACCGTTGCTGGTTTTTTACCACGGAGGTGGCTGGACACTCGGCGATCTGGATACCCACGACGCGCTGTGCCGGTTGACGTGCCGCGACGCCGACATCCACGTCTTGTCGATCGACTACCGACTGGCGCCTGAGCATCCGGCCCCGGCCGGGATCGAGGATGCCTATGCCGCCTTTGAGTGGGCGTGCCAGCACGCCGCGGAGCTCGGCGCCAGCTCCGGGCGGGTCGCGGTGGGCGGGGACAGCGCCGGCGGCAACCTGGCGGCCGTCGTGTGCCAATTGGCCCGCGACGCCGGCGGCCCTGCCCCGGTGCTGCAGTGGCTGCTCTACCCGCGGACCGACTTCACCGCACAAACCCGGTCAATGACGCTGTTCGCCCGTGGTTTTTTGCTGACCAAGCGGGATATGGACTTCTTTCAAGCGCAATACCTCAGGGGCTGTGGTATCGAGCACGCCGACCCGCGGTTGTCGCCGTTGCGGGCCGAGTCGCTGTCCGGGCTGGCGCCGGCGCTGATCGCGGTGGCGGGATTCGACCCACTGCGCGACGAAGGCCAGAGCTACGCGGCGGCGCTGCGGGCCGCCGGGACTGCGGTGGACCTGCGTTGCCTGGGTTCGCTGTCGCACGGCTTCGCCAATTTGTTTCCGCTCGGCGGGGGCTGTGCTGTCGCGACCAGTGAGCTGATTTCGGCGCTGCGTGCTCACCTGAGCCGGGCGTAG